Proteins from a single region of bacterium:
- a CDS encoding PadR family transcriptional regulator: MTNGNSPYTEIAVLGLLAESPRYGYEIDSEIKNRGINHWGKVAISSIYYLLNKLEKMGYVTFKYHKEGKYPMRKVYSLTPAGRAVLEEQLFSMLSSRGEPEPHRHMIGIAFIHVLPKEMALEALRRLQQRMVEMEEHYRVQTRNLAERYPFPTSRALLKLWGDNVEHMHLWLRKLYRELETYPWQQWGEVAAKQGIIKDHPGD, translated from the coding sequence ATGACAAACGGTAACTCACCCTATACTGAAATAGCTGTTCTCGGTCTCCTGGCGGAATCTCCGCGCTACGGCTATGAGATAGACTCAGAGATAAAAAACCGCGGGATCAACCACTGGGGGAAGGTCGCCATCTCCTCCATCTACTACCTGTTGAACAAGCTCGAAAAAATGGGGTACGTGACCTTCAAGTACCACAAAGAGGGCAAGTACCCCATGCGCAAGGTCTACTCCTTGACCCCGGCGGGCCGGGCCGTCCTCGAGGAACAGCTCTTCAGCATGCTCAGCTCCCGGGGCGAACCGGAACCGCACCGCCACATGATCGGCATCGCCTTCATCCACGTTCTCCCCAAGGAGATGGCCCTCGAGGCCCTTCGGCGGTTGCAACAGAGGATGGTGGAGATGGAGGAGCACTACAGAGTCCAAACACGCAACCTCGCCGAGCGTTACCCCTTCCCCACCAGCCGGGCTCTGTTGAAGCTCTGGGGCGACAACGTCGAGCACATGCACCTCTGGTTGCGCAAATTATACCGGGAGCTCGAGACGTACCCCTGGCAACAGTGGGGCGAGGTGGCGGCCAAACAGGGCATCATCAAAGACCATCCGGGAGATTGA
- a CDS encoding small multi-drug export protein: protein MSPWLQTFFISMAPIVELRGGLPWGLAHGLPWWEAYTAAVIGNLVPIIPLLLWLEPASGWLRKKWGWADRFFSWIFARTRRRGTLVEKYEALGLLLFVAIPLPLTGAWTGAAAAFIFGIQNRYAFPAIIGGVLLAGVIVSLAYYGVIGTADIFIG from the coding sequence TTGTCTCCCTGGCTCCAGACCTTCTTCATCTCGATGGCTCCCATTGTGGAGCTCCGCGGGGGCCTGCCCTGGGGATTGGCGCACGGGCTACCCTGGTGGGAGGCTTACACCGCCGCGGTCATCGGCAACCTCGTGCCGATCATCCCCCTGCTCCTGTGGCTGGAGCCGGCCAGCGGCTGGTTGCGTAAGAAATGGGGCTGGGCCGACCGCTTCTTCTCATGGATCTTCGCCCGAACCCGACGCCGGGGGACCCTCGTGGAGAAGTACGAGGCCCTGGGTCTGCTTTTATTCGTGGCCATTCCGCTGCCCCTCACCGGAGCCTGGACGGGCGCCGCGGCGGCCTTCATCTTCGGCATCCAAAACCGATACGCCTTCCCGGCGATCATCGGCGGAGTGCTCCTCGCCGGGGTCATCGTCAGCCTGGCCTACTACGGCGTCATCGGCACGGCCGACATTTTCATCGGCTGA
- a CDS encoding TolC family protein — MRAPILYLLLWIPLAATAEPLTTLDMDEAVRLALDNNLDIRIAAEAENAAEAANWLAWTGFLPHISGTVTYNKYDGYYSSDSYYGDTESESFGTSLTLQQPIFNGGAVYWGKVMAAAGEEMAELQLVAARQAAILAVKQAYLDSLRAEELLAVQRKNQENLTHHVQITQTNLDVGLASKVDLLRSEAELAAAESEVIATENIVRLTRVNLADVIGVELDREVILAPVEVGEPTGPAFSLDEALACARENNPGLAAVRKSERLAEGQFGLAASAFWPKINLQAAYGWVQGDDFAFSEDKDYWTIGVSASLDLFDSTQRLADVAQARAEERKTRLEIQLTEQTILTGVESTYLGLMEKVAQIGVSTKQLEAAGGALDLMEQMVTQGLVSNVETDYLDINLAYLLARLGEVSARYDYLVARENLASLMGAIEP, encoded by the coding sequence ATGCGTGCACCGATTCTCTACCTGCTGCTTTGGATTCCTCTGGCGGCGACGGCTGAACCGCTGACGACGCTGGACATGGACGAGGCCGTCCGGCTGGCCTTGGACAACAACCTCGACATCCGCATCGCCGCGGAGGCCGAGAACGCCGCCGAGGCCGCCAATTGGTTGGCCTGGACTGGCTTCCTGCCCCATATCTCAGGGACCGTCACCTACAACAAGTACGACGGCTATTACTCCTCGGACAGCTACTACGGTGACACCGAGTCGGAGAGCTTCGGCACCAGCCTGACCTTGCAGCAGCCGATCTTCAACGGCGGCGCCGTCTACTGGGGCAAGGTCATGGCCGCGGCCGGGGAGGAGATGGCCGAGCTCCAGCTCGTCGCCGCCCGTCAGGCCGCCATTCTCGCGGTCAAACAGGCCTACCTCGATTCCCTGCGCGCCGAGGAGCTCCTTGCCGTCCAGCGGAAAAATCAGGAGAACCTGACCCACCACGTCCAGATTACCCAGACCAACCTCGACGTGGGGCTCGCCTCCAAGGTGGACCTCTTGAGGTCGGAGGCGGAGCTTGCGGCGGCGGAGAGTGAGGTCATCGCCACGGAGAACATCGTCCGGCTCACCCGGGTCAACCTGGCCGACGTTATCGGCGTCGAGCTGGACCGGGAGGTCATCCTCGCCCCCGTGGAGGTCGGCGAGCCGACCGGGCCGGCCTTCTCATTGGACGAGGCCCTCGCCTGCGCCCGGGAGAACAACCCCGGTCTGGCGGCCGTGCGCAAGAGCGAACGCCTGGCCGAGGGGCAATTCGGGTTGGCGGCCAGCGCCTTCTGGCCGAAAATCAACCTCCAGGCGGCCTACGGCTGGGTGCAGGGCGACGACTTCGCGTTCTCCGAGGACAAAGACTACTGGACAATCGGCGTCTCGGCCAGCCTGGACCTATTCGACTCCACCCAGCGCCTGGCCGACGTCGCTCAAGCCCGGGCCGAAGAGCGCAAGACCCGCCTGGAAATCCAGTTGACCGAGCAGACCATCCTCACCGGCGTCGAATCCACCTACCTGGGGCTGATGGAGAAGGTCGCCCAGATCGGCGTCTCCACCAAGCAGCTCGAGGCCGCGGGCGGCGCACTGGACCTCATGGAGCAGATGGTCACCCAGGGGCTGGTGTCCAACGTGGAGACCGATTACCTGGACATCAACCTGGCCTATCTCCTGGCCCGCCTGGGTGAGGTTTCCGCGCGCTACGACTACCTCGTGGCCCGGGAAAACCTGGCCTCGCTCATGGGCGCGATCGAACCCTGA